A region of the Pseudomonas anguilliseptica genome:
GACGGCGTTATCCGCCACAAGTTTGTCGGGGTGATTGATGAGCGCGTCTGGCGCGAACAGTTGGCGCCGCTTTATCAGGAACTGGTCGATGAGGTCACCCCATGAAGCGTTTGCTGGTTGCCGCAGTACTGGGCTTGGCGTTATTGGGCACTGCCCAGGCCGCTATCGACACCTACGAATTTGCTACTGAGGCTGAGCGTGAGCGTTACCGCAATCTGGTGGAAGAACTGCGCTGCCCCAAGTGCCAGAACCAGAACATCGCCGACTCCGATGCGCCGATAGCCATGGATCTGCGTGCGCAGATCTACCGCATGCTGGAGGAGGGGCAGAGCAACGAGCAGATCATCGACTTTCTGGTCAGTCGCTATGGCGATTTTGTGCTCTACAAACCGCCGGTAACCGCGCGCACGCTGCTGCTGTGGTATGGCCCAGCTGGTTTGCTGGCCGGTGGTTTCGTCCTGCTTGGGGTCATCCTGTTACGTCGCCGTAGCAAGCCAGGCGTTGTCGCCAGTGGCCTGTCTGCCGATGAACAGCAGCGTCTGACTGCTCTGCTTAATCAAACGCCCGTGGATAAGAAAGACTGATGATTGAATTCTGGTTATGCGCCGGCCTGCTGTTGCTGACGGCCCTGGCGTTTCTGCTGATCCCGGTGCTGCGCGCGCGCAAGGCGCAGGCCGAAGAAGACCGCACCGCCCTCAACGTGACCCTCTATCAGGAACGTCTGCAGGAGCTGCAGGCGCAGCACGACGCGGGTGCGCTAAATGCTGAGCAATTGGCCAATGGTCGTGATGAGGCCGCCCGCGAGCTGCTGGCCGATACCGAAGGCGCGCAGGTGAAGCCGACTCAGCGCTCGCTGGGTGGCACGATTCCTCTGATCGCGGCCCTGCTGATGCCCTTGCTCGGCTATGGCCTGTACCAGCACTGGGGCGCCATCGGCGACGTTGAGCGGGCGCAGACCTTTGCCGCACAGCCAAAAACCATCGAAGAAATGACTGCACGCCTGGAAGCGGCGGTCAAGAGCAACCCCGAATCGGCCGAAAGCTGGTACTTCCTCGGTCGCACCTATATGGCCCAGGAGCGTGCCGGTGATGCTGCGGTGGCCTTCGAGCGCGCTGTCGATGTCGCCGGGCGTGAGCCGGAGCTGCTCGGGCAGTGGGCGCAGGCGCTGTATTTTTCCGGCAACAAGCAATGGACCGAACAATTGCAGGCGTTGACCGATGAGGCGTTGAAAGGCGATCCGGCGGAAGTTACCAGCCTCGGCTTGCTCGGTATTGCCGCCTATGAAGCCGGGCAGTTCCAGCAGGCGATTGACCGCTGGCAACAGCTGGTGGCTGTGCTGCCGGCCGAAGACCCTTCACGCCTGGCGATTCAGGGCGGGATTGATCGTGCCCGTGAGCAGCTTGGCGCGCCTGCGGCCGATGCTGCACCTGCTGCCAGTCAGGGGTTGACCGTACGCGTTGCCTTGGCCGCCGAACTGCAGGCCCAGGTGCAACCGGGCGATG
Encoded here:
- a CDS encoding cytochrome c-type biogenesis protein, which gives rise to MKRLLVAAVLGLALLGTAQAAIDTYEFATEAERERYRNLVEELRCPKCQNQNIADSDAPIAMDLRAQIYRMLEEGQSNEQIIDFLVSRYGDFVLYKPPVTARTLLLWYGPAGLLAGGFVLLGVILLRRRSKPGVVASGLSADEQQRLTALLNQTPVDKKD
- the ccmI gene encoding c-type cytochrome biogenesis protein CcmI translates to MIEFWLCAGLLLLTALAFLLIPVLRARKAQAEEDRTALNVTLYQERLQELQAQHDAGALNAEQLANGRDEAARELLADTEGAQVKPTQRSLGGTIPLIAALLMPLLGYGLYQHWGAIGDVERAQTFAAQPKTIEEMTARLEAAVKSNPESAESWYFLGRTYMAQERAGDAAVAFERAVDVAGREPELLGQWAQALYFSGNKQWTEQLQALTDEALKGDPAEVTSLGLLGIAAYEAGQFQQAIDRWQQLVAVLPAEDPSRLAIQGGIDRAREQLGAPAADAAPAASQGLTVRVALAAELQAQVQPGDAVFIFARAVSGRPMPLAVKRLSVADLPAEVSLSDSDAMMPQLKISGFEQVQLVARISRSGNATAGEWIGSSQPLPSKTTELQQLLIDSADSKTQ